CAACATGTTCAGGGCATCCTGTGATAAATAAATGTCGTACTTACAGGACCTGTTGTAAACAAATtgaaatgaaagtatttttatttagattacaaagatttttttcagttttcttctcaatataaataattaaaatacctaaaaGCTGCAATAGATGGACGAGATTCCACTTCCTGTAGAGTATACACAGTACCTATATCATCCAGTAGTTGGTTCATATAATCTTTTTCTGGAGTTTCATTGTCTATAGTACCATtttgtaatgaattaaataattgctCTAGGCTATTAGGACGATAAAGTGCTGAGGGCAGATTTCCATCAATAGGCTGATGATAAGATAAATCTTTTTGTGGTAATGAAGCAGAATGCCTTTTAAGAAACATTTGTGCAGCTCCTCCATGTCCACCCCGTAACATTTCTAGATATAAATGGCATAATAATGGGGTCAACAGACCAAGCAGTTCATTTTTCACATTTTCTGTTTTAATACCTTTGATGAAATGAACAAGCCTGTAAAGgaaagaattataattaactataatAGGCACAATGTTagataaaattctattaaaattttatattatatcgtaatgatataataatcgTAATCATAATGAGTATCGAGAATTATATTACCTTGTGTATTGAACATCGTAATGTCCAGGGTCGTTGTTTATACATGAAAACAAAATAGAGTTTGCCCGGCTTGCTTCACTTTGTACAATAGTCGCCACAGCCATTTCCTCGGCACTACGACTTGAAGAATtggtgttattaaaaaaatcaatttcctaaaagaaatacaaatttagGCGGTCAAAATCACAATTACTATATTGAATAGATGtatgttaataatgttttatttacaggGTAATTCCGTCGTTCTAAGTAGGAAGTAACAGCAGCTTTAACTGCATCGTTTCGAGTCCTtttcattgatttaaataaataaaaatattgtaaagtacaaaaatttcgtttatttctttATCTTATCGACgaatgtattcataatattgggATAATTAACGACTGTGAAAATGTTTACtatgacaatttattaatacttagaattgtcAATGTCAACTGTGAAGAGTAAGTGTCAACtatcaaattatcaataaattaacaaaagtatttaaataatttaattttaaaaacaactaaAAGCCGAACAACGAAAAATtagattgatttaaattaaaaattgttatttatttattagaaaagtcTAAAGATTTACTCGGCTTATAGTAAGTAGTGAAAACGAAATAACGGAAAAAGCGTTATTTTCCCTCCACGCGACCTATCAttgtctttctctttctctgtcttatatacagttttttaaagttactaaaattatataataaataaacatcagtTCGTCCTTATTTTTGGAACGCTATCGCTTAAACCCGCGACCACGCCAGTAGTAGTTGCCGTTACGCACCCACCTCGACGGCGTGCCAGAATGGCAGGGCGCGCTATTCACTGCCTCCGTCCCGTACCGTGACGGTCTTCCCCAAGTCCGCCACTGGCTGGACGTCAAAGGCCAACGCCCCGCGGCAGATAAGAAGGGTGGCTCCGCTGCCAACCACTTTCAGTCCTCATCAACTCGGCAGTTTCGGCCTGCGAAGGCATGTCGCCGCCGTCCAGGTATCCTTCGACACATTGGGAGCGAGTTTATATCATCTTCCCTCAACCGCACTGCATCCTCTTTTTGAGACATGACGATGTCGCTAAATTGACTTATGCCGCACAGGTCATTTCTTGATTATGACCGGAAGCGAAAGTTTCCCTCCTATAGCCGTGGACAGTGCTGCACGGGGCTCTGCCCAAGCTGAGCACGGACGCGTGTGTTCGGCCGTATCCACGGCTCCACCGCCACAATGGTGGCAAACTACCGAGGGTTCTCTACCTACTACCTCACACAGGAACTTGGCAAAGCAACCGTGGCCGATCAAGAGCTGTGTAAGATGGTATGTGTTCGGTCCGTGTTGTCGTTCGACCCACTCTTTTAGTATAACACGAATCGCTGCCACGAGTTATTTTCTCGGTTCAGGAAGTATCCTGGGCTCTTGTTTCCTTAACTCGCCAGTAGACATTCGAGTTGACCTTgtcctcgaggtcccatggcgggcttccggaaAGCAAGCAGGCTGCGGTGTAAGTTATGGCCCTCCTCAGCTAATAATACTTAGCGTAATTTAAATCGATTGATTTCAAAAATTGCCTTTAGTTAGCgttgtataaaatttgtaacttcgttaattttgtatatttcttcacgattttttttaaaacatataaaataacatattttatgagcAACTTGGCATAAAAAACGATTTACTCTAAAATTCgagttagcgtagtataaataattgtaagtgTCGATCTGATAGTAAGAAGTCTATATAGATAgcctctgtaagaaatataaaccatcccTTATTTCGCCTTCAacgcttgggaactaagatgtatgtATTTACACTACATCACCAAAACTTCAAATCACAAcacaatactaaaaaaatataactgtatgGCGGTATAATAAGTAACGAGTGGATGGTATTTATACATACGAGCTAGCACAGAACCAAGATGAagatcttatttaattttatgtggaATTAGAATTGTGTTAAAGTGCATAATTAAGCTATGAATGTTTTGATTTAGGTTTGTGTTAACTAtagttacataaatacacatttGCATTCGTAGCTAACGTCTCATGAAGCAacgcaaattttataataaacgttacgttttatattatgttgtttcTTTCGTTCGATGCGAATGGAACAGTCATTCATCTCATATTAGTTCACGATTATCTCGCTGAAAATTCGCTGCGTAGGAAATAGTAATAGTAGTAAATCACGAGCATGCAAGtgtgagtttttattttattaaaaattgtatgtaaaattaaatatttatataattaatctcttttattttattatatatatcatttttccTTAATAGAAAAATGCgatgtatacaatttttattcgatttttacttttgtttatacaaCTTTGTTGTGCTGAAAATTAACTCAACACTTATTGTTACAAGTCtaagcctatttaaataaaaattcgaatatttttattgtttgcttttttttaatatttattttttgttaattgttttatgtttgtcTTGGACTATAAATAGGTGCATTCACAATGTGTTTTTCGACTGCAGGTTTATACttgattacattaaattttttgttttaacaatcATTTTCCTTTCGTGTtcaatatttcgaaatatttttatatcaataaaacatttatttaacgaaCCTTTATTTCAAGATCATAAAATTACAACTCACATaagactataatattatacttattaatacaataagttAACAAGATCACCTAAGGTTACCTCGTTTAATCAATAATAGGTGTAGGTTCAAGGAATATGTATTATTTGCCTCCTTACATATTcgaatgtttaatattggtaCTACAAAGTGAAGAAAACACAGGGCTTCACTAAAGaaagatttataatttagttgtctTTCTTCATTCTAGTGCTTGTCATACGGTAAATGATGGAATCTCTGCCAGGGTCCATGTCCATAATAGCATAGACGATAGCAACCAGCGTAAATGTGAATACCACTCCAAACCACaacataatgttaaaaatagcaGCATAGTCTGCTGTGTAGTTAtcctgaaaatttaaattttttagtatttttttatattaaaaacatgacatatgtttttaatataaattattctaattactctaaataaatgctaataatatgtctattctatattttttaaagtaattacaaaGATCTTGATTGTGCTAAGTGCcaagttaattatatatgtatacacattttcatttaaacttaactttaaGCATTTCTAGACATATGACTTTTATCTAACTACAGTATACTTTACAACAACCAAAAAAATGATATGCTATTAAGcaagaaattatttaactaactgTTTTATCGTCATTCCTGAGAATTTTCTTTTCAttctataacataaattattttattttattttcaataaaaatattgtttcccTCAGGTTCTCAATACTGTTCTTAAAGATTTTTACCTGTATCTCCAATCTGAATTCAGGTGCAGCCCTAATAGATCGTGTGTGTGCCACATCAGTGGTGACAGCTGTTACCAAAACTGATCCTTCATAAGCCTTCACAAATGCATCACTCAGTTCTTGCAATGCATTCCCTGTGTATACAAAAAATGACACTATTATAGCTTAATTACATAAGGTAGTTTTCCTTGCAttcaaaaaagtaaatatatgacATAGTAAAGTCTAGCTGTTATAACTTACTAACTAATTTAGTTATAGGACAAATTACAAAAagagaaaaatttataattatcaataacaaTTTGGACACTTTAGGGGAACTtatcacatttaaatattatctctttATGTCATAAGACTCACCTAATAATTTTTTAGCTTCTTTAGTTTGCAGAGAATTAGGGCCATGTAAATCAGAAAGTGGGTGCAAAGAACGGAACCTGATGTTGTAGAAATCAAGAATGTTATCTGCTGAAACTGCTCCAGACCTGATCTAaagataaataagaaataatatgagacattttttgaaatatagtcattctaaaagtaaatacttaatgtagttatatttattacttttaacatGTCAGACTAAACTTTACAATGACAATACATgctaagataatttaaaattggtaaGACTGAATGCATAATGCTTTAATCTCggcaacataataaatattattatttttattaaataattcatatatttttagaaaagttAAATGCTTTTATAACTTCAATCTGTAGACCTAAGAAGCAAAACAGATAGaaattagacaaaaataaaactgtagtatttaataaataaataaaaaataaataacttctaGTTAATAGATACCTTAGCTGTTAAAGCTTTCAGCACTTCGAGTTCATAAAGAAATTGATAATCTTCCTCATTTCTATCATATTTCAAATGCTGCAATGATTGTTTTGAGACCTTCTGAGGCACAATTTCTCCAAAAATTTTGGAGGCTGATAATAACTGTAATGCATAAATAGAAAACATGTTATCAGTTTAACATTGAGATACTAATTGtaagatttttaactttttttttacattataactatattattacataaagcTTTACTTACATCATCTGGCTcagataatttgattttaacaaGTTTGTTGCCACCATTTGTAAATCTCTGGTTAATCCTGTGCTCAATAGCATCATAAGTGTCAGGTTCATATTCATCAACAATCAGAGGAAAATTTTTACC
Above is a genomic segment from Vanessa tameamea isolate UH-Manoa-2023 chromosome 12, ilVanTame1 primary haplotype, whole genome shotgun sequence containing:
- the LOC113393072 gene encoding ATPase H(+)-transporting accessory protein 2 isoform X2 translates to MTVSHKFSNKMGVTMALFWITLVISIIGSNAGGEFSVLHSPQSLKFTGSSKTFESLLKEVFSASLGLSVEENSEWNGLSIVDPFNTPEAVVEVYIDGVSSLGENAGLKGKNFPLIVDEYEPDTYDAIEHRINQRFTNGGNKLVKIKLSEPDDLLSASKIFGEIVPQKVSKQSLQHLKYDRNEEDYQFLYELEVLKALTAKIRSGAVSADNILDFYNIRFRSLHPLSDLHGPNSLQTKEAKKLLGNALQELSDAFVKAYEGSVLVTAVTTDVAHTRSIRAAPEFRLEIQDNYTADYAAIFNIMLWFGVVFTFTLVAIVYAIMDMDPGRDSIIYRMTSTRMKKDN
- the LOC113393072 gene encoding ATPase H(+)-transporting accessory protein 2 isoform X1: MTVSHKFSNKMGVTMALFWITLVISIIGSNAGGEFSVLHSPQSLKFTGSSKTFESLLKEVFSASLGLSVEENSEWNGLSIVDPFNTPEAVVEVYIDGVSSLGENAGLKGKNFPLIVDEYEPDTYDAIEHRINQRFTNGGNKLVKIKLSEPDDLLSASKIFGEIVPQKVSKQSLQHLKYDRNEEDYQFLYELEVLKALTAKIRSGAVSADNILDFYNIRFRSLHPLSDLHGPNSLQTKEAKKLLGNALQELSDAFVKAYEGSVLVTAVTTDVAHTRSIRAAPEFRLEIQNEKKILRNDDKTDNYTADYAAIFNIMLWFGVVFTFTLVAIVYAIMDMDPGRDSIIYRMTSTRMKKDN